A genomic region of Cydia strobilella chromosome 12, ilCydStro3.1, whole genome shotgun sequence contains the following coding sequences:
- the LOC134746270 gene encoding uncharacterized protein LOC134746270, translating to MHENANHSVYDAVKCAGCDDPLYINEKLDCSKCHLAFHYQCCRIDELQFNNLTFTQKAGWICPNCYGSARKGENQNTPIRNQFMLEAAAQLTDVDMKTPVSWVTQRQRSNKEHADQSQSRLLYQSGNRSHQCLTKEDVRDVVCTELRNILSEEITKVLNRSVSAHLQDVKAEITGLKEEIGKVKDSMDFINLQFEDIKKDTHHTSQECKRLTREVEVLQATNTELNQRITQIEQHSRACNVEIQCLPEHRSENLVTVIMQLAKTVSCDIKEDDIHHCTRTAKLDAASSRPRSVVVQMKSPITRDRLLASVIKFNKTHKDDKLNSSHLGLGGDKVPIYVAEHLSPYNRELHKAARKAAKDKNYKFVWVRSGRIFIRKDETSQAIVLKDLSSISRLL from the coding sequence ATGCATGAAAATGCAAATCACAGTGTGTACGATGCGGTCAAGTGCGCGGGTTGTGATGACCCATTATACATAAATGAAAAATTGGACTGTTCAAAATGCCATTTAGCATTCCATTACCAATGCTGCCGTATAGATGAATTGCAGTTCAACAACCTTACATTCACCCAGAAGGCAGGCTGGATTTGCCCAAATTGTTATGGCAGTGCAAGAAAAGGGGAAAACCAAAATACACCGATCCGAAACCAATTTATGTTAGAGGCCGCGGCGCAGCTAACCGATGTCGACATGAAGACTCCTGTATCATGGGTAACCCAAAGGCAAAGAAGTAACAAAGAACACGCCGATCAATCTCAATCAAGGCTGTTGTATCAATCTGGTAATAGAAGTCATCAATGCCTAACAAAAGAAGACGTCCGCGATGTCGTTTGTACGGAGTTACGCAACATTTTGTCAGAAGAAATAACCAAAGTGTTAAATCGAAGTGTGTCAGCTCATCTGCAGGATGTGAAGGCAGAGATAACGGGTCTAAAGGAAGAGATAGGCAAAGTTAAGGATTCCATGGACTTCATCAATCTTCAATTCGAGGATATCAAGAAGGACACACATCATACGTCACAAGAGTGCAAGCGTCTGACGAGGGAGGTGGAAGTCCTACAAGCTACAAACACAGAACTAAATCAACGCATTACTCAAATAGAACAGCATTCACGTGCTTGCAACGTTGAAATTCAATGTTTGCCTGAACACCGATCTGAAAACTTAGTGACGGTAATTATGCAGTTAGCAAAAACAGTGTCCTGCGACATAAAAGAAGATGATATCCATCACTGCACTAGAACAGCTAAATTAGATGCAGCTAGCTCGCGACCGCGCTCAGTAGTAGTACAGATGAAAAGTCCCATAACACGCGACAGACTACTTGCGTCAGTGATTAAATTCAATAAAACCCACAAGGATGACAAACTCAACTCTAGCCATCTTGGCCTTGGTGGCGATAAGGTCCCTATATATGTAGCGGAGCACCTTTCGCCGTACAATAGGGAATTGCATAAGGCGGCAAGAAAAGCAGCAAAAGATAAGAATTACAAATTTGTTTGGGTTCGAAGCGGCCGGATCTTTATTCGCAAAGACGAAACGTCGCAAGCCATTGTTCTGAAAGACCTGTCTTCAATTAGTCGCCTGTTATAA